Within the Thermosynechococcaceae cyanobacterium Okahandja genome, the region CATCCCACTCCACATTGTTAATGCCCGCAGCACCGGCATCGTCCACCCGCGTCAGCATGTGGTGTAACCCGTGACCAAACTCATGGAAAAGGGTCTCCACCTCACCAAACGTCATCAGGCTGGGCTGGCCATCCACCGGCGGCGTTTGATTGCACACTAAATAGGCTACTGGTAAGCGGGTGCGCCACTCCCCTTGCACCCGGTACTTGGCACGCCCTAAACAGTCATCCATCCACGCACCACCGCGCTTCTCTGCTGGGCGGCTGTAGGGATCAAGGTAAAAGTGGGCAATCGTCAGGTTATTTTCGTCCAGAATGGCAAAAAAGCGAACATCGGGATGCCACACCGGCGCTTGGCCATCGGCGGGGACAACCGTGACCCCAAACAATCGCTTGACTAGGCCAAACAGCCCCTCAAGCACCTGCGGCAAAGGAAAGTAGGGGCGCAACTCTTCATCGTTAAAGGCAAAGAGGGCTTCCCGCTGCCGTTCTGCCCAGTAGGCCATATCCCAGTGCTGAAGATCATTGGCTTCGGGTGCCCCTTGGCTAGCGGCAAAGGCTTTGAGTTCCTCAAGCTCCCGCGCTGCTGCCCCGTAGCTGGCTTGGCGCAGTTCCTCCAAAAGGGTTTCAACACTGGCAACACTGTCGGCCATTTTGCTGGCAAGGCTGAGTTCCGCATAGGTGTCAAAGCCCAGCAGCTTGGCTTCCTCTAGCCGCAGCGCCAAAATGCGCTCAAGGATGGGGCGGTTGTCCCACTCGCCACTGCTGGCACGGGAAATGTACGCCCGATACACCTGCTCCCGCAGATCCCGCCGTTGGCTGTGCTGCATAAAGGGGCCAAAGCTGGGAACGTCGAGGGTAATGTGCCAAGGCCCCTGCTCTGGCGTTGCGGTGGCCACCCCATCTTGGCGGGCGGTTTGGGCGGCCAAGGCCAACAGACTCGGGGGCAGTCCCGCCACCTCATCGGGTTGGGTGAGTTTGAGACGAAAGGCTTTAGTGGCATCCAGCAGATTGTTAGAAAACTGGGTGGATAGCTCCGCCAACTCTAATTGAATGGCGTTAAAGCGTTCCTTGGCCTCACCGCTAAGGCTCACGCCACTGTGCTCGGCATTGCGAATCGCCGCTGTTACAATCCGTTGGCGCGCTGGCGGCAGATCCTTGAAGTCTGGACGGCTGGCAATGGCCTTAAACCCCTCGTAGATGGGGCGCGACTGACCCAGTCGGGTGTAGAACTCCACTACCTGCGGCTGTACCTTTTCGTAGGCTTGGCGCAGTTCAGGACTATTTTTTACCCCCGTTAGGTGGCTAACAATCCCCCATGTCCAACCGAGGCGATCGCTCAGACGTTCTAAGGGTTCAACCAACCCCTCCCACGTGGGGGTTAGGGACTGCTCAAGCGCCTCCAAATCGTGGCTTAATTCCCTCAAGAGGTGTTCAACCGCCGGTTCAACGTGGCGAACATCAATCTGATCAAACGGCGGAAAGCCGTCACCGCGCAGGAGTGGATTTTCAATGTGAGGGGTGGTTGCCGTAACCATAGGGATAACGTTTCTCGAGTGTCGATAGGGTTAAATTTATTTTTTCATCATAGTCGATCGCCCCTTCTGGTGCCGCTCTCAGGGCATGAATAGCCTTGGCTGAATAGGATCAACTGTTCCCTTTGGGGGAAAACGAGACCCAATAAAAACCTTCAATGTGCGAATTCAATGTTTAGCAAATACACCTGTATGCTTTCTCTAGGCGAAAAAATAACCAAAAGCCCCATCGAGGAAACGACGTGGGGGAGCAGTCCAGCAAACGTTCTGGTTGCTCGGCGAGAATGCCGCCTGTCGCAAGGGCTAATGCCTTGTCATCAAGACACCACCACTTCGCGTCAGCAAGTGGTTGGAGCATTCATAGGAGTGTCCAGTTAGCAGCAGGAAAACATGATGGAAAGCAAACACCCTCTGATTTTACGGGCAGCGCAGATTGCAGCGAATGTCCAGACGTTTTCTCACCCTTGGAACCCAAGGTCTGAACTATCTGGAACCTATCTCGGGCGTACAGTGGGGCTAGAGCGCACGGGAGTTAACTTTATCAGGGTTGCTCCCGGTAAAGAGTCCTTTGTGTATCATTCCCACCATTGCGAGGAAGAATGGATTTATATTTTGTCCGGCCAGGGCATTGCAGAAATTGATGGGGAGGAATTTGAGGTTAGCTCGGGAGATTTTATGGGGTTTCCCACCCCCTCGGTGGCTCATCATCTCAGAAATACCGGTCATGACGATTTGGTTTATTTGGTGGGAGGAGAAAATCTGGACATCGAAATTGCTGAGTTTCCGTACCTTGGCAAGCGGATGCTCCGTCGTCAAAATTCGGTGGAGATTTATGATATTGCTGATGCCAAGCCTTTTGGGCCATTAGATGCCCCTGTGTGATCCTCTAGGCAGGGTCAAAGAATGATTTGAGGCTGTTGCCTTCCTCCTCCTCACTGCATTGGATCGTGCATTGGATCGTGTATTTTTATCTCTGAAAACCAGTAGCGTTTTTTCAGGAGAGGTTGGGATCAGCATCGGATGCAGCAACGATACTCTTGGCGACCAGTACGGCGGGGGTTGGCACTCGTCATCGTCAGCGCCGTTAGCCTACTGGTTGGGCAGCCTAGGCCGCTTGCGGCTAACACAACCCCCTTGATCACCGACCCAAGGGTAGCCCCCCTGCGCCTAGAAATTAGCTTATCGCGGCGGCAGATCACGCTATATCAGGGGCCGGTGCGCCTGCGTACCTATCCTGTGGCGGTGGGGCGACCGGGCTGGGAAACGCCTGTTGGCCAATTTCAAATTCAGGAGATGATCCGCGATCCGGCGTGGAAGAACCCGTTTAATGGTTCGGTGATTGCTGGTGGCCATCCTCGCAATCCCTTGGGGCGGCGTTGGATTGGCTTTTGGAGTGATGGCAAAAATTGGATTGGTCTGCACGGTACCCCTAACCCTGACTCGATTGGCCACGCTATTTCCCATGGCTGTGTGCGAATGCACAACCGCGATATTGAGGAACTCTTTGAGAAAGTGCGCCTAGGCATACCCGTCATCGTCGTGCGTTAGAAGGGGGTGACGAGGCTGGCCCCAAAAAAGACGACGGCAAGGGCATCTACTAGGCCGTGGAGGACAACCCCTCCCCAGAGGCGCTGGGTGCAGGCAAACATCAGGCAGTAAAAGAGGGATGCAAGGGTAGCCAAGGCAATGTAGATGAGACGGTAGGCCACCACGGGTAGCTCTACGCCGTTGCCGGGGGTGTTGCCCATGTGGACAATGCCAAACAGCAGCGCACAGGTGAGAATGGCACCCCAAGCTATGCTAAAGGGGTCGAGGCGATCGCCCCCCCACTGGCGCAGGGTATCGCGGACAAGAACCATTAAACCACTGCGAAAGAGAACCTCCTCAAAAATACCAACCCGCATCGAAAACAGGATGACATAGACCAATACCTGGGATACGTGGGGAGCAAGGTTAAATTGACTGAAGGGCAAAAACCCTAACAGGCTGCCTAAGGGGACAAGTGTGGCTAAGGCAACGGCCACCATGATTGCTAGCAGGCGGGCATCCTGCCAGCGGGGTTCAAAGCTATAGCCAAAGTGCTGCCGCCCAAGGCGCGTGCCAAACACGACCGCAAGGATAAAGAGTTGGACGGCAATAAAAGGGCCAAAGCGAACGTAGGGGGTAGAAAACCAGTACAGTGTGAAGATGCAGACCGCCGCCAGAAGTACATCCTTCCCTTGCAGGCCTGCGGCAGGGGATGAGGCGCGGGATTGGCGGTGCTGCCAAGCGCACCAGCCGCATAGGACTAGATAGATGGGCGCAAGGATAAACCCTTCGGTTCTGTAGGTAGCAAAGGCGGGGGAGATCAACGAGCTATGGCTCAGGAGCAAATACACCGCCGCAAGGCTCACCCAGCCCCAGCGCACCGCAGCAGACGTGGTGCGATCGCGCAACAAAAAGGGCACCCGCAGGGCGGCTAAAGAACCGAGCAGAAAAAACAGCAGGTTCAGCCACCATGGCTCCGCAACAATCAACTGAGAGAGAACCCGCCGCCAGCGAAATAGCTCCGCATGGGGTAAATGGTAGGCTACAACAACGTACAGCAGCAGACTGAAGACGAACCGCCACTGCCAGCGGCGTGCCACGGCCTCAAGGGAGCGCCAGCGATCGCTCACCGGGGTTGCCCACCACAGCACCGGAAAGCCACCAATGAGAACCACGGCGGTAGCCTCAACCGCACTTTCTAGGAGTGGCCACGGTTGCTCTGCCCAGTAGTGCAGATAAAGGAACTGTGCCCAAAACCAGAGGAGACAGGCCACAACGGCAGTGCGTTGTTCCCGCTGGCCATTAAGGTTGCTGGGTCGCAAAAACGATTGCGGTGCGTGGTAAAGCCAGTAGTAAAGCTGAAAGAGGGGATTAGAGGTCATGCCAGCACTAGGGTAACTGGTGAGGACTGGGGTAGAGTTATAATCAAAGCCTGTCGAACCTCTGCCTCCTGTGTTTTTGCCCTGCGTGCAGGCATTTTATTCTTCTTGCATTGGCTGCCGTTTGTCATGACTACCCCCACCCTTGACCGTACTGTTCTAACGACGCAACTGACTGACCTAGAAAGCAAGGCCTTGAGCGCGATCGCCACCGCTGCTGACCTTGATAGCCTTGAGCAATTACGGGTTGCCTACCTAGGCAAAAAAGGAGAACTGTCTCAAATTTTAGCCCTAATGGGCAAACTTCCCGCGGGCGATCGCCCCCACATTGGCACCTTGGCCAACACCCTCAAAGAAAAACTGCTGCAAACCCTTGAGGAGCGCCGCCACGCCCTGCAGGCGGCGAAGATAGCAGCTCAACTAGCCGCAGAAAGCCTTGATGTAACCATGCCGGGGGTCTTTCGTCCCCAAGGGCACACTCATCCCCTCAACAGCACCATTGACCGCATCATTGATATTTTTGTGGGTCTAGGCTACACCGTGGACGATGGCCCCGAAATGGAGAGCGACTACTACAACTTCGAGGCGCTGAACACACCGGCGGATCATCCGGCGCGAGATATGCAGGATACCTTTTACCTACCCGATGGGAACCTGCTGCGCACCCACACCTCCTCGGTGCAAATCCGTCACATGGAACTCAACGATCCTCCCATTCGCATTGTTGCCCCCGGGCGCTGTTACCGTCGCGATACCGAAGATGCCACCCATGCTGCCGTCTTCCATCAAATTGAAATTCTGGCCATTGACGAAGGCCTCACCTTTACGGATCTGAAGGGTACCGTCAGCACCTTCTTGGCGGAACTCTTTGGCGATGTTCCTATTCGCTTTCGCGCCAGTTACTTCCCCTTTACGGAACCCTCGGCGGAAGTGGATGTGCAGTGGCAGGGGCGCTGGCTGGAAGTGATGGGCTGTGGCATGGTGGATCCCGCAGTCCTCAAAAATGTTGGCTACGATCCAGAAATTTATACGGGCTTTGCCGCCGGTTTTGGCGTAGAGCGGTTTGCCATGGTGCTGCACCAAATTGATGACATTCGCCGCTTTTACACCAGCGATCTCCGCTTCCTGCAGCAGTTTTAGGGGGGCGCAACCTTGAGTGAGCCGCGTCTATTAGCCGTCCTAAACGGTAAAGGAGGAGTGGGCAAAACCACCACCGCGATTAACTTGGCTGCCACCTATGCCGAGCAGTACAAGGTACTCCTTGTGGATACCGACCCGCAGGCCTCCGCCACCTGGTGGTTTCAGCGCAATGGTCAGGCCATGGGCTTTGATCTGGCGCAGGAGGTGAACCCCAAACTGCTCAGTCATGTGCGCAAGCTCTCGGGCTACGAGTTAATTGTGGTGGATACGCCCCCCGCCCTAGCCTCTAGCGCCTTGGCGGCGGTGGTGCCGATCGCCGACTATTTGGTACTGCCCACCCCCCCCGCCCCCATTGATTTGGCCGCCCTCATTGAAACGGTCAAACAGGTGGTACAGCCAGCGAACGTTCCCCACCGCGTCCTGCTGACCCGGGTGGATCCTCGCTGCGTGGCTGAAGCCCTTGAGGCACAAAATACCCTGTTGCAGTTGGGGGTCGCCGCCTGTCACTCCTTTATTCGCGCCTACAAAGCCCACGAACGGGCGGCTCTCGATGGCGTGCCCATCACCCAATGGAAGGGGAAACAGGCCAAGGAAGCCCAAGCCGACTACCGTCGCGTTGCCGAGGAACTACAGCGAGATTGGAGATAAACGGCATGGAACACCAGAACCTGAGCGATCTGCTACGGGCAGAGGCAGCCAAACAAGCTAACCCTCGCCCCAAGCGCAGTGGCCACCCCACCAAAGCAGAGTTGGAAGCCCAATTGGCGACCATGACAGCAGCCTTGAGTGCCGCCCAAACCGAGGCCACCGCCCATGCAGATGCAGTGCTTCAGCTACAGCAGGAACTACAGGAGTGGCGCAATCGCTACGCCCAGTTGCAATTAGACTTTGAGCAACTCCAGGCCAGCCACACTGAGCTACAGGCAGAATTTGAACAGGCCAAGCAAGTTATTC harbors:
- a CDS encoding cupin domain-containing protein; translated protein: MESKHPLILRAAQIAANVQTFSHPWNPRSELSGTYLGRTVGLERTGVNFIRVAPGKESFVYHSHHCEEEWIYILSGQGIAEIDGEEFEVSSGDFMGFPTPSVAHHLRNTGHDDLVYLVGGENLDIEIAEFPYLGKRMLRRQNSVEIYDIADAKPFGPLDAPV
- a CDS encoding M3 family metallopeptidase — protein: MVTATTPHIENPLLRGDGFPPFDQIDVRHVEPAVEHLLRELSHDLEALEQSLTPTWEGLVEPLERLSDRLGWTWGIVSHLTGVKNSPELRQAYEKVQPQVVEFYTRLGQSRPIYEGFKAIASRPDFKDLPPARQRIVTAAIRNAEHSGVSLSGEAKERFNAIQLELAELSTQFSNNLLDATKAFRLKLTQPDEVAGLPPSLLALAAQTARQDGVATATPEQGPWHITLDVPSFGPFMQHSQRRDLREQVYRAYISRASSGEWDNRPILERILALRLEEAKLLGFDTYAELSLASKMADSVASVETLLEELRQASYGAAARELEELKAFAASQGAPEANDLQHWDMAYWAERQREALFAFNDEELRPYFPLPQVLEGLFGLVKRLFGVTVVPADGQAPVWHPDVRFFAILDENNLTIAHFYLDPYSRPAEKRGGAWMDDCLGRAKYRVQGEWRTRLPVAYLVCNQTPPVDGQPSLMTFGEVETLFHEFGHGLHHMLTRVDDAGAAGINNVEWDAVELPSQFMENWCYHRPTLFGMARHYQTGEPLPEHYYEKLVAARTYRAGSALLRQLHFSLLDMELHHRYRPEGGETPQQVRDRLAQVTTVLPPLPEDAFLCSFSHIFAGGYAAGYYSYLWAEVLSADAFAAFEEAGLDNEAAVTAMGRRYRDTVLALGGSYPPMEVFKAFRGRQPSTAPLLRHRGLR
- a CDS encoding ParA family protein, giving the protein MSEPRLLAVLNGKGGVGKTTTAINLAATYAEQYKVLLVDTDPQASATWWFQRNGQAMGFDLAQEVNPKLLSHVRKLSGYELIVVDTPPALASSALAAVVPIADYLVLPTPPAPIDLAALIETVKQVVQPANVPHRVLLTRVDPRCVAEALEAQNTLLQLGVAACHSFIRAYKAHERAALDGVPITQWKGKQAKEAQADYRRVAEELQRDWR
- a CDS encoding CPBP family intramembrane metalloprotease, with protein sequence MTSNPLFQLYYWLYHAPQSFLRPSNLNGQREQRTAVVACLLWFWAQFLYLHYWAEQPWPLLESAVEATAVVLIGGFPVLWWATPVSDRWRSLEAVARRWQWRFVFSLLLYVVVAYHLPHAELFRWRRVLSQLIVAEPWWLNLLFFLLGSLAALRVPFLLRDRTTSAAVRWGWVSLAAVYLLLSHSSLISPAFATYRTEGFILAPIYLVLCGWCAWQHRQSRASSPAAGLQGKDVLLAAVCIFTLYWFSTPYVRFGPFIAVQLFILAVVFGTRLGRQHFGYSFEPRWQDARLLAIMVAVALATLVPLGSLLGFLPFSQFNLAPHVSQVLVYVILFSMRVGIFEEVLFRSGLMVLVRDTLRQWGGDRLDPFSIAWGAILTCALLFGIVHMGNTPGNGVELPVVAYRLIYIALATLASLFYCLMFACTQRLWGGVVLHGLVDALAVVFFGASLVTPF
- the pheS gene encoding phenylalanine--tRNA ligase subunit alpha, coding for MTTPTLDRTVLTTQLTDLESKALSAIATAADLDSLEQLRVAYLGKKGELSQILALMGKLPAGDRPHIGTLANTLKEKLLQTLEERRHALQAAKIAAQLAAESLDVTMPGVFRPQGHTHPLNSTIDRIIDIFVGLGYTVDDGPEMESDYYNFEALNTPADHPARDMQDTFYLPDGNLLRTHTSSVQIRHMELNDPPIRIVAPGRCYRRDTEDATHAAVFHQIEILAIDEGLTFTDLKGTVSTFLAELFGDVPIRFRASYFPFTEPSAEVDVQWQGRWLEVMGCGMVDPAVLKNVGYDPEIYTGFAAGFGVERFAMVLHQIDDIRRFYTSDLRFLQQF
- a CDS encoding L,D-transpeptidase; this translates as MQQRYSWRPVRRGLALVIVSAVSLLVGQPRPLAANTTPLITDPRVAPLRLEISLSRRQITLYQGPVRLRTYPVAVGRPGWETPVGQFQIQEMIRDPAWKNPFNGSVIAGGHPRNPLGRRWIGFWSDGKNWIGLHGTPNPDSIGHAISHGCVRMHNRDIEELFEKVRLGIPVIVVR